GCGGAAGCGGGCATCTGGGGTTCTGTTCGCCACCACGGCCTGCTGGGCAATGCCGTCATTATCTCCGACGATGCCGGCCAGTTCCGGGTTGGCAATCATGCGCTGTGCTGGGTGCATGCGGAGCGGCTGCTGCAAAAGCTGATGCCGGCGACGCCACAGCACGTCCGGTGGGTGGAAAATATACGCGATCTCATTTGGAGCTTCTACAAGGCGCTCAAGGCATTCAGGCAGAAGAGCCCCTCACCAGGATCAATCAGCGCTTTCCGGCAACGGTTTGACCGCATCTTCTCTATCCGGACGGGTTGTATGGAGCTGGACAAGCTGTTGGCACGCCTGCTACGCCGCAAGGAAGAACTGCTCAAGGTTCTCGAACGCCCGGAAATTCCGTTGCACACCAACGCCTCCGAGAACGATCTGCGCAGTTGCGTCACCAAACGCAAAATCTCGGGTGGCACCATGAGCAACGATGGACGCATTGCCCGCGATACCATGCTGGGCCTTATGAAGACCTGCAAAAAGCTTCGGCTTTCCTTCTGGCATTATCTCGGCGACCGGCTTGGTATATCCAGTCAACAAACAGCCATTCCGGAGCTTGCAGGCCTCATTATCGCCAAAGCCTGATCCCACTTACTTCCGACTGTCAGGCTTTGAGAATGGCACCACCCGACCTGCTCTTGTTGGTGCTTCATCCATAATATGACCACCCGTCAAGCTCAGTAATGACGGTGAAACATTCCACTGTTTGTCGTCATCCGTGTGCACCGTCACCGTCTTGCGATTGCGACGAATAACAAAGCCTCGAACCATCGTACCATCTGGCCCTTCAAACATCACGCCACTGCCGATCTTAATCTCCTGCAGCACAGCGGCTGTCTTTTGTTGATGGAGAAACTGCAATCGCTCAACGATGTGCCGGTTCAATTCCATCAGCGTGGCTTCATCAAGACTATCAATATCGAGCTCGGTAATCGGAGTCTTCTTCATCGTGCAATCTATACGACCTTCTTGGGCAAAAGGAATTATGGTAGATTGCAACTCACCGTGCAACTGCACAACAAAATGGCACCGCCAACGGATATGCCCCGCTTACCGAATTTCTAGCGGCGTTACACGACATTTCTTCAAGATAACCTATTCTATATATTATACAAATGTCGCTATACGAAACCAAAACTCGCTCTTGCTTTCGTTACCATGACGTTAACTATACGCGTGCATCACCTCCGATAAGTACAGGTTATCGAAGGTTATTGATTTGAAGCCGCAAATCAGCGAAAGTCGGGGCAAAGCCGCGCCACAGAAAGCCCGCTTTCCGGCCATCAGGAGTTTTGATCTGTGACCACATCGTCCGTTTCCGCCATCGAACGGCGCACCGAAACACTCGATACAATCGCCGCCGTCTTGCCGATGAACCGGCGCGACATGCTGGCTGGCATTTTGACAGACGAGGATGTCGAGACACTACGCCATCTGGTCAATGAAGGCATGGGCGAAAACACGCTGCGCGCGCTAACCTCGGATCTGGCCTATCTCGAAGCCTGGGCGATGGCTGCGACAGGCAATCCCCTGCCCTTCCCCGCGCCGGAAGCCTTGTTGCTGAAATTCGTCGCGCATCATTTGTGGCGGCCGCAGCAACGCGAGATCGAACCCGATCACGGCATGCCAGCTGACGTGGAAGCAGACTTGCGTCGACAAGGCTTTCTGCGCGTGTCGGGACCGCATGCGCCGGCGACCGTCCGCCGTCGTCTCGCTAACTGGTCGACGCTGACCCGCTGGCGCGGTCTGGAGGGATCGTTTTCATCGCCTTCCGTCAAATCGGCAATCCGGCTTGCGGTGCGTGCCCTGAACCGACCGCGCAGCCGCAAGAGTGCAAATGCGATTACCGGCGATATTCTGGGCAAGCTGCTGGCAACCTGTTCCGGCGAGGATCTCACCGCCTTGCGGGATCGAGCTATCCTGATGGTAGCCTTTGCTTCGGGCGGGCGCAGGCGAAGCGAAGTCGCCGGCTTGCGCATAGAACAGCTGGTCAAACAGACCCCTGTCACCGATGAGGGCGGTTCCCCCCTCCCCTCGCTCGGCATCCATCTCGGTCGCACCAAGACCAGTGGTGCCGATCAGGACGAAACCGTCTATCTGACCGGCCGACCCGTCGAAGCCCTCACCCGCTGGCTGGAAGCAGCCAGGATCGACAAGGGCAGCGTGTTTCGAAAAGTCGATCGCTGGGGCAATGTGTCGGCTCGCGCACTTGAACCGAGCGCCGTCAACCGGATCGTCAAACAGCGCGCGCAAATGGCAGGGCTGGATGCCACAGAATTCTCCGCCCACGGCCTGCGCTCTGGCTATCTCACCGAAGCCGCCAATCGTGGCATTCCGTTGCCTGAAGCCATGGAACAATCGCGTCATCGCTCGGTGCAGCAGGCGTCCGATTATTACAATAACGCTACAAGAAGAAGCGGCAGCGCTGCCAGAATGCTATGAAGAAAATGGCTACGGAATGGCTTCGTACGCAGTACTGATTTTGGTTCTAAGGACGTCAGCAAGAATTGAAAATACTTGATTGGGATTATGGTAATGCATTTGCGCAAAAGCTCCAAAAGCCATTGATAGCGGTCCTTTTCGCGTGAGTAGCTTTTCTACGGCAGCGCGATGCTCTACTCGGGTGAGAGCATTGAGTTGTAGACCCTGAATAGTCCTATAGCCTTTTAACGTTCGTCTTTGAAAGATGTAACCTTTCTTGAGCACGATATGATTACTAAAAATGTCGAGATGTGGGTGGACCCACCGAAAGTCTGCTGCCGATGAAATTGCGACTGGTGGCAAGTTACTCGAGAGCACGGGACTTCTATTTACTTTAACGCCATCTCCTGAAATTTTCTTAGATCGTTTTTTAATTTTTTCGCAAAGCAGCTTATAAGTCCTCGCTTTCTGGCTGTTACATGTAGAGCATGAGAGAGCCAGGTTCCGAATTTCGAAGGTAAAAGCGGGGTGAGCAGCTTTTTCAATTATATGTTCAAGATCGGTGTCACGGGGATCGCCAAGCGGTCGGCGACAATAGCAACACAAAGC
The sequence above is drawn from the Brucella anthropi ATCC 49188 genome and encodes:
- a CDS encoding site-specific integrase, producing MTTSSVSAIERRTETLDTIAAVLPMNRRDMLAGILTDEDVETLRHLVNEGMGENTLRALTSDLAYLEAWAMAATGNPLPFPAPEALLLKFVAHHLWRPQQREIEPDHGMPADVEADLRRQGFLRVSGPHAPATVRRRLANWSTLTRWRGLEGSFSSPSVKSAIRLAVRALNRPRSRKSANAITGDILGKLLATCSGEDLTALRDRAILMVAFASGGRRRSEVAGLRIEQLVKQTPVTDEGGSPLPSLGIHLGRTKTSGADQDETVYLTGRPVEALTRWLEAARIDKGSVFRKVDRWGNVSARALEPSAVNRIVKQRAQMAGLDATEFSAHGLRSGYLTEAANRGIPLPEAMEQSRHRSVQQASDYYNNATRRSGSAARML
- a CDS encoding HNH endonuclease, whose amino-acid sequence is MNIGFESIVPTPTYAKGVSLASFAGLNWDSRAGIVTAFKLSLKSELRRSQHALCCYCRRPLGDPRDTDLEHIIEKAAHPAFTFEIRNLALSCSTCNSQKARTYKLLCEKIKKRSKKISGDGVKVNRSPVLSSNLPPVAISSAADFRWVHPHLDIFSNHIVLKKGYIFQRRTLKGYRTIQGLQLNALTRVEHRAAVEKLLTRKGPLSMAFGAFAQMHYHNPNQVFSILADVLRTKISTAYEAIP